The Amphiura filiformis chromosome 8, Afil_fr2py, whole genome shotgun sequence genomic sequence ACTTAAGTTTTAGGGTGTTttacattaaaaacaataatatgAGGCATTCCCATTTTCATGATTATTTTTCAAAACAGGCATGTTAAAAAGGGTCCCTGTTAAGCTTACAGGTCGATAGTCTGAAGGGTCATTGGTCCGAAAACCCAATAACTTATAAACCCCAATCCTTGCCCTAACCTTAAACTTTAAactcataaggggctgtgcaataattagtgAGTCTTCTTGATTTGCAACTTTAGAAAATGCCCCAAATTTCAcgtactggtatcaatctttgttagagcttttggtagcaaatgcggTATTAAATTGCATGGAGCTAAAATGATGCTACAAACGACCGTGTCAATCAAATAGTTATTAAGAGTATATTCCTGTCGGGTTATGTAACTCAGTGCTTGGTgtgtttctttttgtgttgtgtttagttAATTGAGAATTTAGCAGAGAATAAACCAtacaactgaaaaaaaacacgCCCGATTACCTAAACACTTTGatttaccataattttttttgcagTGTTTATATAAGATCATGGGCCAATCCTTCGCGCCAGATTTTATTGGCAGCCATTCCAGCAGTCACTAGTGTTACTACATCCGTCAACCCCTGACTTTGCCTTCGTAAGTATCTAATCCTTTTCATTTCTTCCCGCCATTTTTCCATTCTTTCCGTATATTCCTCATCCGTTTCGCCTTCATTTCGTTCCAACATATCTTTATTTCCCTCGGCCTCATGGCCTTTTTGCATTCTTTCAcgttttttctttttaatgtcTTCTCTCATCCTCTCTAATTTCGCTTCTTTTGAGTTCATTCGTTCGGCCTCCAAATCCTCAGCTCTTTGTCTCGCAATTTGTCTTTCCCGCTCTTCCCGCTCACGCCTTTCTCTCTGCATATCATAAGCCACTTTCTCCAAGAACACATTTGTATGCTTCTGCGCAGTTTCTAATCGTTTGTCATTCTCATCAAGAAGCATTTGTCGGAATTCCTGACGGATTTTGTCCTCGGGAGTTTCATCTATACTCCATCTATTTTTAGAAGTTCTATTTTGTTTTCCTGACGTTCCATCGTCATCTGGAGAAATATCATGACAAGAGAATGTCGCGAGAGTTTTCCTTGGAGTGCTTGGAAAGGCACTCATCGCGGTCTGATTGCCAGATTTGGAAGCACGTTTACTAGCTTTACTGGTGCTATTTCTGGTAGGAGCATTTGTTGAAGAGTCTGAGAACACATCTTCATCCTCTTCTGAAATAGTTCCATCTAATACATCTGAATAAATCTGTTGATTTTTAACTAAAACAGGGAGTGGACCTTTTTTGTTCTTGTTATCTGTTGGTGTAGTTTCTACCATAACAGTCCGAGTCTGTAGTCTTCCAGATGCACTGTGGGAGCGATTTTTCTCAGCTTGTTTGGTTTCATTATTCGTTATCGTTGTAGAAGTAAATCCAAGATGACTCTTTGAGATTCTTCCAGCGGGTTCATTTTTTTGCAATTCAAGGATCTGTTCATCGGTAAGGTGTGACTTGATCTTGGCTACTTTCGCTCTGAATCTAAGATGGCGCGTTCGGAGGATGTGTTTATCGCCTTCAATTGATCGTAATGCATACTGTTTTCGGAGTCCAGTGATCGTTTCTTTTGTTCAAGCATTTTATCCTGTTGTACGTTGACGGCAAGATAACTTCCTGGTCGCCGTTCTCTACTAGAGAAGGCACGAATATCTCGAGGATCACCCATTGTATATTTTCAGTTGGATATTGCTCGCGATAAGTCATCAACAATGGTTCCAATCAGTTTCACTGAAGCGCTTCATCACAAGCAGAAAAGGAAGTCCTTCATAATTTTGACAAGCATGTCCAAcatgaataataatgataatgttcAGCATTCACACTCAGATTTACGAATGAGCGTTAAGTAAATGATTCAAGGAGATTGTAATGTCAAGAAGATCATAATGTCTTTCCCATGGATTTAATTAGAGCCATGCTATGAGACTGATAGGCATCTTGTCAACACATCCTTTGTTCACCACGAACATGAATCTTGATGGCTGAGATTCTTTAGCTAGCTGTTCACAGGCTTTGCAGAAGTCTTCGTTATCAAGCACACACATCCTGATCAGGGCCTTCCAATATCGTTATCCATGCAACACCGACAGAAAGACGAATGCCATCAATTCGTACAGGTGGGTTTATTTTGAGCGCTGTTAATGGTTGCCACTTACGACAGATATCTGTAAATAGTAATTTAAAAAGAACACGTAAGACTTTGAAAATATCAATAAACAACATTTGCAATGAAAGTCGATATAATTTCATATTCCATGATTCTAAACATAGATCTTACAGGAATATCTCTTGCAATTGTAGAAACTCATCGATAATGATTAATGCATATTGAATTGTGTCAGTCACGTATCTATTAAGCAATAATCTGGTGAAAGACACAGACAGCAAACAATAATACTTAAACTGAATTAATAATCAATAGCTGCGACGAGCCCGCATTGATTTTGACCAATGCCTTTTGCCAGTATAGTTGGGAAACGGCGAAAATTAGTCGCTCGACGCTAAGCGATGAAGTATAGATTGAGCATTGTATTAACATCAGACATTCGATTCAGATCCGCACCAGATCTACAAATATTCTTAATTTTTACACAATCATCATtctaaataatataatataatataatataatataatataatataatataatataatataatataatataatataatataatgcatGGGTTTGGGTCTTCCCAAACCCTGTCATGGGTTTCGTGTTTCCATTCTTTTTTTAATGAATAAAGAGTGAttgatatacaatacaatacaatatataatataatatatataatataatataatataataattataatataatataatataatataatataatataataaaatataatataatataatataataatataatataatacatgtatcacAAATTATGAATTAAAATTACGAATTATTCATTAAAAATCATCTTTCTGCCACAAAATCGGGGAGCAAATTTTGTGATCTTTAAAACAATCTTTCATTTTTGATCAATATGCGAATATCAAATTAATTGACCAGTACCAGGTTTGGTGTGACCCGTTAATATCTGCTGTCATAACAGAATCATCATCGTGAATTGGTGCAATTGTACAAATATGACAAACAATACAGTGTAATATTTACTACTATTGATAGTcaatatgacaattgattttCATTTGAGATGTATTGTACAGTGAAAACACTGTTTGACGTAAACGTGCCGCATCAAATTCAGTAttctataaatataaaataaacattgAAGTTGAATCTTCACgcattaaaggggtactacacccctgtggtaaatttgtgactatttttgtatttttctcaaaaaataataacacagtggtaacaaaagttatgcatattattggggcaaggaatccaattactacactgaaatttcagtgattcaagacaagcggttcgttatttatgataagaaatgaggtacatcctatcggtaccttatttcttatcataaataacaaaccgcttgtcttgggccactgaaattccagtgtagtaattggattccttgccccattaATATACTTAAATTTTGTTAccgctgtgttattagtttttgagaaatatgcaaaaatagacacaaatttatcaaggggtgtagtacccccttaaagttaatAAATGAAAATGTAGAAAATTACTTTTTATACCTAAAAATCTAAGAGTTTCTGAGGCCTATATACATTTAAGGGGTTGcattgatgaatttatgactgtTCTCACatctaaggggttgtgcaataatggtgggagggtaaaatgggggggataAGTGATTGAGTaagtgctgctgctgatgatgtcaTGTCAGAGAGTCTGTTCTAGTCTTTGGAGGTCCGAGgtagaaaataaaatatatctTGTATGCATCTCTGTCCTGCAGTAAGTGATCAGGTCTATTGCTGACTGACATTACTGATTGTTCGATTGTGATCCTTGGATAGCTAATGAGCTCCCGTCTCAGATGGCACAGAAGGCCCAAATCTGGCCCTCACAAGACCTCACGAGATTTCGCCATTACATCCACTCCTTTCTCTGTCAGTATAATTTCTCTTCATCATGTTTGCGAGTGGCAACTGCCTTATACTTTCAACGGTCCATTTCTTGatatctttaagatttaaaaaaatcaaatcaacaacattgtttacGGGCTACATAGGCTTATGTGCCATCATTTCGCGGCGAATATAAGAATTTCAATCATAACTCTTTTTTCACAGGGTAAATAAAACATATCGACAATCCTTGACAATTACCTTCTATGCTCCTCTTTCATCTCCGGTGTTTCATCAAGTGCTGCGAAATCATTTTAGATTAGAAATTTCCTTCTTCTTTAAAGTAATTTATATCTCGTTATGGTTGGTCTCTTCAGCAACATGGTTCTATATCATACCAAATTTTTCGATAGCCTACTCATGGTACTGATAGTAAACTAACTCAGTCCTTCAAGTAGAACAATTTCAGCCCAAATGCGggtcaaatcatcaaaaaatcacccaatttttctcttaaccattgatgTCTATGGGACTCGAAATTACTGAAAGTCGCAAACATCAATGTGGAAAAGTTGTTATCATAATATTTAGCCATTGGTTTCTATGTGGCAGAAAATTGTAAaaagcccaattgggctaccaaatcaaaCAAATATCCCTTTGTCAATGACCCATTTATTGGATTACAAGCTCCATTTATTTTTGTCAATGTTATCACAAAACATTGAAAGAACGAAGGGTGAAAGCCACTTGAATGATAATGTTCAGCATTCACGCACAGATTTACGAATGAGCGTAGAAATAttcgataaataaataaataaataaataaataaataaataaataaataattaaataaataaattaataaattagaaaaaaaataaaaatttaaataaaaataaaaataaaataaataaataaaataaatatatatataaaattaaaataaataaataaaacagtatTATTTTCAGGTAGACTAACTTGGCAATTAAGAATGCTCAATCCCATTACAGGAGAGCGTAAAAACAAACAAGTTTAAAattatagacctctggaaaggcaaccgttactctgagtttcacggcaTACCCTCACTATCGatcattacccagcaaacacacaacgtttttgacatcattcgcaaaaggttataaaaggttgccagaaaacgtttaaatgtcgggttatgtaaagggtatattaagagtataaaacgttttcataaccttaaaaacatttttgataatctactgctcagcaaacaaaaatgttttacagaaaacgtttaaatgtcgggttatataaagggtataagaacgttttaataacattccaaaaacattcttgaaaacttgatacaaaacattctaacagactgttatttgggagttgaaaaaatattttgcgaaaaatgtttgcccaaaatattttcaatatcgttttaaaaacgttttcatgacctttatataacccgccatttaaatgttattaaaaggttttcaaatgtcgggttatgtaaagggtatattaagagtataaaacgttttcataaccttaaaaaacatttttttgattatCTACtgatcagcaaaaaaaaaaatgttttacagaaaacgtttaaatgtcgggttatataaagggtataagaacgttttaataacattccaaaaacattcttgaaaacttgatacaaaacattctaacagaatgttattttggggttgaaaaaatattttgcgaaaaatgtttgcccaaaatattttcaataacgttttaaaaacgttttcatgacctttatataacccgccatttaaatgttattaaaaggttttcaaaaaaacattttaagaaaatttttgtgtttgctgggttcaaatattttaacataatgttatttaagtattgacacaatatttggcaaaaatgtttgcaaaaatagtttacaataacattatttaaacatttaaaaatattgttgtagtgtgttttcatacaaaacgttttaaaacgttatcatgacctttatataacccgacattttaatgttattaaaacgtttttacctaaaccaaaagccagcatataacttatttaaaacgtttttaaaacgtttttgtgtttgctgggtaggtaccCGATCATCAAACGGATACCCAATGATCGAAAGTGAGGGTAtgccgtgaaactcagagtaacggttgcctttccagaggtctataattttaaatttgtaaataaataaagaaagaaagaaagaaagaaatatagcaagaaagaaagaaagaacggaagaaagaaagaaagaaagaaaaaataaaggaataaataaataaataaataaataaatgtatgaatTAATTAATCAATGTGATATTTGCTGACCACTATTTAGTTAAATTGACATAGCATGTCATTCATTGAGATAGACAATCTAATCGGatcaaacaaacatttaaaacgTGCTTATGGGCAAAGGGCAAATTGATGGTTAAATAGAATTGACTTGATAAAGCGTTAACAATAACATTCATGACCTGTttcattttatgtaaaattcaaatgTATTCAAATGTGATTACTGAACTCAAAACGCAACTTGAAAATCGGTGTCTAATGATATAATTTATATTTAGCATGAAATGATGAATTATAGAAGtatttatattaattatataCAAATGTATGTCTGTCAAATTCAGAATTCTACACATGTAATGAAGCAAGTATAGTCAATTTGATTTGAACACTTTTGTTTAAATAACTATAATTAAGCATATCATTTAAAATTAACTACCACATACACTTTAAAACTTCTAAAAGTTGTGCACCTAATGTTAAGATCAATACCGTATAACCTCGTCTAAAAGCATAtaattatagtgtttttgatgaaagctaagttaatacgaaacaagcgtaaatataccaatacgaTAGATTgacttacaataatacttgtccGTATGgatctgtcatttatttgctcaaactccataatggcacctggattaatttagctttcatcagaagcactctatatgcttgtagacgaggttttacggtatgctaaGTTTGTCTAAATGGTGAAATTGTTCGCAAGGTAGACAAAGATTCTGCAGACATTGTAAGTTTGAAGTTTCCTATTCATGCCGATGAACACGACGACCAGGGTAACTGAATtttcggtcgatccttcatgtaattatttcgtgtaagctaatcctaaccctaaccctaaccctaaggaaTATCCTAATcatagccctaatcctaaccctatagccctaaccctataaccctaatcctaaccctaatttcgtgtaaaattacatgaaggaataactgAATTTTTGATACCATTGTCTATTGCGACACAGTACACGTCTGccctttttaaagtaaaaataaattaaaaaataaaataaaggactCGAAACCCTGGAAGTACTAGTGTTTTCTATGCAGCGACTTGAGCTGTCTGAACCATGATCAGGCTGTAATACAATGATGGGCTATTTCGACAGAGAACAGCCATTTACCTTATGTCAATTATGATCTCCTAAAATATAAACCTCATTCTTAAAcctaaaatcaaattcaattcattAAATACCATCTGAAATtgactgaataaattaaaatggaaGATAACTGAAATATATACACCAACAATCTAAATTATGTATaggcacatgcattttaacatTGCCCGTGTTGACAACTTGGTGAATCAAAAGAATTGTCGTCATAAATCGAAAGATATAAAAATGAACGTTAACAATATTTTTCATACTCACATTTCGTCTGCAAAATATTCCTTGTTTTACGATTATTATTCAGGAACAAGAGCGTACCGATAAAACAGTAGTCACGATGTTAAATATTTTAATGTTCTATGATCCATTGTCAGAAGAACAAATATCCTGATCACGAAGGACGCATGTGCTTGACTACCAAAACTCCAAACTTGGAATCAACAAAAGTTTGTTGAAAGACTAAGCAAACTCTACAAACACATGAGTCAAAAGCTATAAATGAAATCgtttaaaaccttttaaaatgGACAATGCCTGCAATGGTGGAATATTATGGAGGGAACGTTTTATTTGCAGATTTGATCAAATAAAGCATTGAACACGTGAGGCCCTATTCAAGTGGGTATTACAACActgaataaaacaaaatatgcatACGTGAGTGTAGAGATTTATACGTGTTGGTAGTAGacatcaaagaaaagtttaaaactagtcaacaacactcacgtttttgtccgaataatttcagagtaaccatactccgtcatcagcggtgtgatACTGGTGAATGACATACTGCCGACACCGCCTCAAATACATCAGCAAGTGCAGAGCACCGCAAGCGCACAGGACATGATGCTGACACTGACAACGTCGAAGTGCTCGGCAGAGAAAAAAACTATTGCCAAGAAAAGTGAGAGAACCCATTTTCATCAAGAAAGAGACCAGCCCCACCCTTAATAGGGACGGGTGCCGAGAACTTTCCAAAATCTATGACACTTTACTTCTAGAAACACCttacaaaaggtcaaaaaaggacattgtcatcAGGAAGTAAAGTGcatacatcagtcattcaccagtatcacaccgctgatgacggagtatggttactctgaaat encodes the following:
- the LOC140158253 gene encoding uncharacterized protein, whose translation is MVETTPTDNKNKKGPLPVLVKNQQIYSDVLDGTISEEDEDVFSDSSTNAPTRNSTSKASKRASKSGNQTAMSAFPSTPRKTLATFSCHDISPDDDGTSGKQNRTSKNRWSIDETPEDKIRQEFRQMLLDENDKRLETAQKHTNVFLEKVAYDMQRERREREERERQIARQRAEDLEAERMNSKEAKLERMREDIKKKKRERMQKGHEAEGNKDMLERNEGETDEEYTERMEKWREEMKRIRYLRRQSQGLTDVVTLVTAGMAANKIWREGLAHDLI